One part of the uncultured Bacteroides sp. genome encodes these proteins:
- a CDS encoding glycosyltransferase family 4 protein yields the protein MTTKIVYIIGGIWNGSGMERVLTMKANYMADVAGYDVHVLLTEDGEGPSYFPLSEKIHLHNVHVNFDILYMLPIYKRVFTYLWKQRLYKQRLTDFLVKLKPDITVTAMRREINFINDIQDGSKKIGEIHFTRIGYREVHFRFLPNLVNKVISRLWINKLLKEIKRLSAFVVLTEEDKKNWPELKNVQVIHNPLSIYPPVTSTCTNKKVIAVGSYNYGKGYDRLIDAWCIVNQRHPDWELHIYGGGNKESYIKLIHNKGLELSLFCHKAEYNISNKYIDSSIFVFSSRNEGFGMVITEAMACGLPVISFDCPCGPKDIIKNEIDGFLVNDGDIQEFANKICYLIEHEDIRKRMGQKARINVERFKIENIALEWEKLLDSLLK from the coding sequence ATGACAACTAAGATTGTTTACATAATAGGAGGAATATGGAATGGTTCCGGAATGGAACGGGTGCTCACTATGAAAGCCAATTATATGGCTGATGTAGCCGGTTATGATGTGCATGTTCTTTTAACTGAAGACGGAGAAGGACCATCGTATTTCCCATTGTCAGAAAAAATACATTTACATAATGTACATGTAAATTTTGATATACTCTACATGTTACCTATCTACAAAAGAGTCTTTACTTATTTGTGGAAACAAAGATTATACAAACAACGCCTGACTGATTTTTTAGTCAAACTAAAGCCTGATATTACAGTCACAGCTATGCGCCGTGAAATTAATTTCATTAATGACATCCAGGATGGAAGCAAGAAAATTGGTGAAATTCATTTTACGCGAATTGGATATAGAGAAGTTCACTTCAGATTTTTGCCAAATTTGGTAAATAAAGTAATCAGTCGCTTATGGATAAACAAATTATTGAAAGAAATTAAACGTTTATCAGCTTTTGTAGTATTAACAGAAGAAGATAAAAAAAATTGGCCTGAATTAAAGAATGTTCAGGTAATACACAATCCTTTATCTATTTATCCACCAGTGACCTCCACATGCACAAATAAAAAAGTAATTGCAGTAGGTAGTTATAACTATGGAAAAGGATACGATAGATTGATTGATGCATGGTGTATTGTAAACCAAAGACATCCAGACTGGGAACTACATATTTACGGAGGAGGCAACAAAGAAAGTTATATAAAACTCATCCACAATAAAGGATTAGAATTATCTTTATTTTGTCATAAAGCAGAATATAACATATCAAATAAATATATCGACAGTTCTATTTTTGTTTTTAGCTCAAGAAATGAAGGCTTTGGTATGGTTATTACTGAAGCTATGGCTTGCGGACTTCCAGTTATATCATTTGATTGTCCTTGCGGTCCAAAGGATATAATTAAAAATGAAATTGATGGATTTTTAGTTAATGATGGAGATATTCAGGAATTTGCAAACAAAATATGTTATCTAATAGAGCACGAAGACATCAGAAAAAGGATGGGACAAAAAGCTAGGATTAATGTTGAGCGTTTTAAGATAGAGAATATTGCTTTAGAATGGGAAAAGCTTCTTGATTCTTTACTCAAATAA
- a CDS encoding glycosyltransferase family 4 protein, whose translation MIKQDSTIRKIAYCIPSLYISGGMERVLTIKANYFAEVLGYDITIILTDGGSKPPYYKLSPKIKVIQLDIDFEELWHLPFAKKALIYLKKQREYKRKLTRCLMELKPDITVSMLRREINFINQINDGSIKIGEIHINKDNFRDLQGRESSKIKKFISDIWMKQLIKNLNKLKLFICLTNEDKAKWNELSNVIVMPNPLAFNTDRLSDCSSKKVIAVGRYVPQKGFDLLIKAWSIVSKKHPDWELQIYGDGNKEPYIDLVKEYQIEKSCILNGPDSNIKERYTESSIFVLSSRFEGFGMVIVEAMTCGVPAVSFACPCGPKDIIKDREDGLLVENGNIEELAEKIIYLIENEEIRKIMGKKASKNIERFRMDNLGDQWNKIFNKLIMNDN comes from the coding sequence ATGATTAAACAAGATTCAACCATAAGAAAAATAGCCTATTGCATTCCTTCTCTTTATATTTCAGGAGGTATGGAGAGGGTGTTGACTATAAAGGCTAATTACTTTGCAGAAGTATTAGGATACGATATTACGATCATTTTAACCGATGGAGGTTCAAAACCACCATACTATAAATTGTCTCCAAAAATTAAAGTAATTCAACTTGATATAGATTTTGAAGAGTTATGGCATCTCCCTTTTGCAAAAAAGGCACTTATATATCTAAAAAAACAGCGTGAATATAAAAGAAAACTAACACGCTGCTTAATGGAATTAAAACCGGATATTACAGTCTCAATGTTGCGAAGAGAAATAAATTTCATTAATCAAATTAATGATGGAAGTATTAAAATTGGAGAGATACATATAAACAAAGATAATTTCAGAGATTTACAGGGAAGAGAAAGCAGCAAAATAAAAAAGTTTATTTCAGATATATGGATGAAACAATTAATCAAAAATCTGAATAAATTAAAATTATTTATATGTCTGACTAATGAAGACAAAGCTAAATGGAATGAATTAAGTAATGTCATTGTTATGCCGAATCCTCTTGCATTCAACACAGATAGACTATCCGATTGTTCCTCAAAAAAGGTTATAGCCGTAGGTAGATATGTTCCTCAAAAGGGTTTTGATTTACTTATAAAGGCTTGGAGTATTGTCTCTAAGAAGCATCCGGATTGGGAACTTCAGATTTATGGAGATGGCAATAAAGAGCCTTATATTGATTTAGTAAAAGAATATCAGATAGAAAAGAGCTGTATTTTAAATGGTCCGGACTCTAACATTAAAGAACGATATACCGAAAGCTCTATATTTGTTCTAAGTTCCCGCTTTGAAGGATTTGGAATGGTAATAGTTGAAGCGATGACCTGTGGCGTTCCGGCTGTGTCTTTTGCATGTCCATGCGGTCCAAAAGATATTATTAAAGATAGAGAAGATGGGCTACTTGTAGAAAATGGTAACATTGAAGAACTGGCTGAAAAAATTATCTATCTGATAGAAAATGAAGAAATTAGAAAAATTATGGGTAAAAAAGCCAGTAAAAATATAGAGCGATTTAGAATGGATAATCTTGGAGATCAATGGAATAAGATATTTAATAAATTAATAATGAATGACAACTAA
- a CDS encoding glycosyltransferase family 1 protein, which translates to MKILFLVFHGFSEVSGISKKIFNQVKGLRDAGHHVDLCHYDILPNGHRCRMINNEIFEDYGCGKMASLKKRVFYNSIYRYILKENIKLVYMRSDHNANPFTIHFLQKLKRQGIRVIMEIPTYPYDQEYKGFSYKEQMELKMDQLFRPSLAKRLFRISTFTDYDSIFGAQTIKISNGIDFSTIPLKQTLRKQPSPFNLIGVAEVHYWHGYDRVMAGIGEYYKQNNSREVFFHIVGGIGEDSEMPVFKEIIKKYGIEKQIIFHGQLFGKALDDVFEEADFGIASLGRHRSGITNIKTLKNREYAARGIPFIYSEIDTDFESMPYVLKAPADESPIDINQILNFYDNCKLYPVEIRDSVKNLSWEIQMKKITDLCRDV; encoded by the coding sequence ATGAAAATTCTATTCCTTGTATTCCATGGTTTTTCCGAAGTCAGTGGAATAAGCAAAAAAATATTCAATCAGGTGAAAGGTTTACGTGATGCGGGACATCATGTAGACTTGTGTCACTATGATATACTGCCAAATGGACACCGCTGCAGAATGATCAATAATGAAATATTTGAGGATTATGGTTGTGGGAAAATGGCTTCTTTAAAGAAAAGAGTCTTTTATAATTCCATCTATAGATATATTCTGAAAGAAAATATAAAATTAGTTTATATGCGTTCCGATCACAACGCAAATCCTTTTACAATTCATTTTTTGCAAAAATTAAAAAGACAAGGTATAAGAGTTATAATGGAAATCCCTACTTATCCCTACGATCAAGAATATAAAGGGTTTTCATACAAGGAACAAATGGAATTGAAAATGGATCAGCTTTTTCGACCTTCATTAGCAAAAAGATTATTTCGGATAAGTACATTTACTGATTACGATTCTATTTTTGGAGCGCAAACAATAAAAATATCAAATGGAATAGATTTCAGTACAATACCATTAAAACAAACTTTGCGTAAACAACCGTCTCCTTTCAATCTTATTGGAGTAGCTGAAGTACATTACTGGCATGGATATGATCGTGTAATGGCTGGTATTGGAGAATATTATAAACAAAATAATAGCAGAGAGGTTTTCTTTCACATAGTAGGTGGAATTGGAGAAGATTCAGAGATGCCTGTATTTAAAGAAATAATCAAAAAATACGGAATAGAAAAACAGATTATTTTTCACGGCCAATTATTTGGCAAAGCCCTTGATGACGTTTTTGAAGAAGCTGATTTTGGCATTGCTAGTTTAGGTCGCCACAGAAGTGGTATTACTAATATAAAAACTTTAAAGAACAGAGAATATGCGGCCAGAGGTATTCCATTTATCTATTCTGAAATTGATACAGATTTTGAAAGCATGCCTTATGTATTAAAAGCACCTGCTGATGAATCTCCGATAGATATAAACCAGATTTTGAATTTTTATGACAATTGCAAATTATATCCGGTAGAAATTCGAGATTCTGTTAAGAATCTATCATGGGAGATACAAATGAAAAAAATAACTGATTTATGCCGTGATGTATGA
- a CDS encoding glycosyltransferase family 4 protein — protein sequence MNIAIVTSGILPVPPSKGGAVENLVKLYLDYNERQNINILFTVYSVSDKSISDSELLKYRKTKYVFINTETFISKIKKILFRYTNRNLYYHYSWEFFSSEVAHKIKKGKFDFVVVENRPGFALRLSKITDAKLILHLHNDMLNKDTKSASEILNLYTKVLAVSKYIKERVDTIMSTEKVQVVYNGIDLEKFKNPFHPEINRKSFHLSEDDFVVIYTGRIEPVKGVKELLNAFSLLIDYEKIKLLIVGGGNGNINEGDFFSEMHGLASLMPEKIIFTGFQSYDKVPAILHLCDVAVVPSIWEEPLSLTSLEDMAIGLPLVVTRSGGIPEVVNEECAIFVDVDNNLPLNLSNAILSLYMDESKRSRMSSYAKERSALFDKEKYAVDFFKYISEY from the coding sequence ATGAATATCGCAATAGTTACATCGGGAATCTTGCCTGTACCTCCTAGTAAAGGAGGTGCAGTTGAAAATTTAGTGAAATTATATCTGGATTATAATGAAAGACAGAATATTAATATTCTGTTTACTGTATATAGTGTTAGTGATAAATCAATTTCTGATAGTGAATTATTGAAATATAGAAAAACGAAATATGTATTTATAAATACTGAGACCTTTATTTCAAAGATAAAAAAAATATTGTTTAGATATACAAATAGAAATTTATATTATCACTATTCCTGGGAATTCTTTAGTTCAGAAGTTGCCCATAAAATAAAAAAAGGCAAGTTTGATTTTGTTGTGGTAGAGAATCGTCCAGGTTTTGCACTTCGGTTATCTAAAATTACAGATGCTAAATTAATACTTCATTTGCATAATGATATGCTAAATAAAGATACTAAAAGTGCTTCTGAAATACTCAATTTATATACGAAGGTTCTTGCTGTTTCTAAGTATATTAAAGAAAGAGTAGATACTATTATGTCAACAGAAAAAGTTCAAGTGGTATATAATGGTATTGATCTGGAAAAATTCAAGAATCCTTTTCATCCTGAAATTAATCGTAAGAGCTTTCATTTATCAGAGGATGATTTTGTTGTGATTTACACTGGTAGGATTGAACCTGTAAAAGGGGTGAAAGAATTGCTTAATGCCTTTTCTTTGTTGATTGATTATGAAAAGATAAAACTTTTAATAGTAGGAGGCGGAAATGGCAATATTAATGAAGGTGATTTCTTTTCGGAAATGCATGGATTAGCTTCTTTAATGCCAGAAAAAATTATTTTTACCGGTTTTCAATCTTATGATAAAGTTCCAGCTATATTACATCTTTGTGATGTTGCAGTTGTTCCTTCTATATGGGAGGAACCCTTATCTTTGACTTCTTTGGAGGATATGGCCATTGGCTTGCCACTTGTAGTAACAAGATCGGGTGGCATTCCCGAGGTAGTTAATGAAGAATGTGCAATCTTTGTAGATGTAGATAATAATTTACCATTAAATTTATCAAATGCTATTCTATCATTATACATGGATGAAAGTAAAAGGTCAAGAATGTCCTCATATGCAAAAGAACGTTCCGCATTATTTGATAAAGAAAAATATGCTGTAGATTTTTTTAAATATATTTCTGAATATTAG